The sequence AATACAGCGGACCGCCGATCACCATTCGCGCCATTTCGTGCGCGATGCTCTCTCGGCATGGGCCCATCGCCGCCAGCAGCCGCGGACAATCCACGAAGCGGTCCGATCGCGACGACCGGCGAGCCATAGACAAGGTCCGATATGTTCTGTATTCGTTCTGACACGAAGATAAGGGGCCGGGGAAGAACCGGCCCCTAAGAATCCAAGAGGAATTGCGGATGGCATTTCGTCTGTCGCTCGTTCTCGCGCTTCTCGGACTCTTCGTTCTGCTGGCGTGCCCGCGGCCGGCCGGCGCCGAGCCGGTCGAGATTTATTACGCACCTGTCGAGAACCTTGAGCACGTGGACGTGGAGCTGCTTCGCTCGGCGCGCGCAAAGATCGATATGGCGGCCTATTCGCTGACGGACTGGCCGGTCGTCGACGCCTTGGTCGACGCTCACAGGCGCGGTATCGCAGTCCGCATTGTTCTGGATCCCAGCCAGCAGCAGGCCCTCGATCGCATGCGCGAGATCGCGGGCGAAATCCGAATGAAGGCGCCCGGCCCGTACATGCATCTGAAGTCCTATTCGGTGGACGGGCGAATTCTGCGTAGCGGCTCGGCCAACTTGTCGGCATCCGGCCTCAAGCAGCAGGATAACGACGTCATCATCCTGCATGAAGCGTCCGCGGCTCGAGCGTTCGAGGACCGATTCGAGCGGATATGGGCGGTGGCCAAACCGCTGCCCGCTCCCGGCAACCTATTGGCGCGGTCGGGGCGCGCCACCGACGCGAAAGCCGGAGCCGCGGCGCCAAGATGCGCGATCAAGGGCAACGTCAACCGCAACGGCGAGCGCATCTATCATGTGCCGGGCGATCGCACATACGATCGCGTGCAAATGGACAAGGGACGCGACAAGCGATGGTTCTGCTCGGAGGAGCAAGCCGTTGCTGCGGGCTGGAGGAAGGCGGGGACGTGGTAGGCGGCGACGAAAGGTTGCGCTTGAATGGATGATCGAGCGAGCGTGTAACATTGCAAAATCGCGGGAATGCGCGATGCCATCGATCTCCGCACCCCAAAGTTACTGCGATGGCTGACACGATCCGTGAACTGGAAAGAAGAGGTTCGCGACATCAGACATAACGCTCCCGTACATGATACGGTCAAGGAGCGCTTCAAGTTCCCTTCCGTCGCCCAATGTGCTTCTTTTGGCAGCTATCGGCCGAACGCCTTGGCGAACCAGGACGAGTTCGAAGACTTCTATTCACGCCCCGACAGATAACTGGGGTCTGGATAAGCAGCAGGGATCGCGGAAGGGGCACCTTCGTTCCCGGTTATCGTCATAGGACTGGCGCGACGACTCTTGGCGCTGTACGGGGACATGCGAGTTTCGACTTCGGGGTGAAGTATCATGGATCTCGTCTTCTCATGGTTCTCCGACGCCGGCGCGTGGCCGGAGCATCCGGGATCGGGGTGCGCGGTCGTCGACGAAGCCGTCGTCGGGCCATCGGCCCTGCTGGACCATGTCGAGACGATGCTCGGACTTGGCGGACCGGAGATCGCAGCCATCGAACGGATCGCAGTGTATCGGCGAAAGATTGAAGCAGCCGGAGCAGGCAGATTCTGGTCGTCCTCGTACGAACTCGATTCATGGTCGTCGACGCGGGAGCTTCTCAGCTGGCGCGACGAGCTGGTCGAGGCCGGATGGCGACCGCACGTCGGCCTCTCGCGAACGCGCCTGGCCGATCTGG is a genomic window of Methylocystis sp. MJC1 containing:
- a CDS encoding phospholipase D-like domain-containing protein → MDVELLRSARAKIDMAAYSLTDWPVVDALVDAHRRGIAVRIVLDPSQQQALDRMREIAGEIRMKAPGPYMHLKSYSVDGRILRSGSANLSASGLKQQDNDVIILHEASAARAFEDRFERIWAVAKPLPAPGNLLARSGRATDAKAGAAAPRCAIKGNVNRNGERIYHVPGDRTYDRVQMDKGRDKRWFCSEEQAVAAGWRKAGTW